A stretch of the Aegilops tauschii subsp. strangulata cultivar AL8/78 chromosome 4, Aet v6.0, whole genome shotgun sequence genome encodes the following:
- the LOC109732524 gene encoding protein FAR1-RELATED SEQUENCE 5: MIFDDIGSVMEFYKTYAHNVGFGVRLGQQKVVDNVLQWKRFLCAKEGFRTKKGMIAIDPAKKRRKVKLTRCGCEAYIYVTRESDGKYRIASLTEYHNHPFVPPSQQHLIRSNRQVSERVKTTLYDCQRASIGTALAYRFLHVDAGGFEHVGCTKKDLQNHYGVLKNKIKNCDAQMLVDQFGRLKALNPAFFYEYEVDDVGTLVRLFWADASSRKIYGHFNDVVSFDSTYNTNQYEYIFAPFTGVNHHMQSVFFGAGFLLHETTDSYAWLFTAFLRAMGGIAPRLIITDECLRMKNAIGKILRNTAHRLCMWHIMEKVPGKVHPELKNDLAFYDRLKHCVWNSETPAEFEDRWKSFITEFKLEDHEWFAKKYMLRATWIPAYFMNIPLAGLLRTTSISESANSFFKRFICRRLTFVEFWLRFDTALKCQRQNELIADNTSQYTTTELLTSWDIERQARALFTHEIFELFQAQVLAARDECDVQEMANGEGIKIISISDQYKKIREVCYDTKTMTAKCNCKLFKSTGIICRHIIRVLRGAKINELPSSCVLKRWQKNCKRDIVLDGEGNVLEEKFIDQVDMAVKRKIAAVRNKLEDLIQNAKGSMEGIELLHTSLCNVELDLAQLVPDVACSTQENQESFIGSAIPKHVTILTPTDVNGRGTCSRIKGHRDGVKSGSGEKSRRPGIHQKVARKCNICKELVFHDAGTCSKKQTAQQ; encoded by the exons ATGATATTTGATGACATTGGCTCGGTGATGGAATTTTACAAAACATATGCACACAATGTCGGCTTTGGTGTACGTCTTGGGCAGCAAAAAGTCGTGGATAATGTGCTTCAGTGGAAGCGCTTCTTGTGTGCAAAAGAAGGCTTTCGGACCAAGAAAGGTATGATTGCTATTGACCCTGCTAAGAAAAGGAGAAAGGTGAAATTGACAAGATGTGGATGTGAAGCTTATATCTATGTCACTCGTGAAAGTGATGGAAAATATAGGATCGCCTCACTCACTGAATATCACAATCACCCTTTTGTGCCTCCTAGCCAACAACATTTGATTAGATCTAATCGTCAAGTTAGTGAGAGGGTGAAGACAACACTTTATGACTGCCAGAGAGCTAGCATTGGCACCGCTTTAGCATATAGGTTCCTTCATGTTGATGCAGGTGGTTTTGAGCATGTTGGGTGCACAAAGAAGGACCTACAGAATCACTATGGTGTACTGAAAAACAAAATTAAAAATTGTGATGCTCAAATGCTAGTGGACCAATTTGGTAGATTGAAGGCCTTGAATCCTGCTTTTTTCTATGAGTACGAAGTTGACGACGTTGGTACATTGGTCCGTTTGTTTTGGGCAGATGCATCTAGTAGGAAAATTTATGGTCATTTCAATGATGTGGTATCTTTTGATTCGACTTACAACACTAACCAATATGAATACATCTTTGCACCCTTCACTGGAGTTAACCATCATATGCAAAGTGTATTTTTTGGGGCGGGGTTTCTACTACATGAGACAACAGACTCGTATGCTTGGTTGTTCACGGCGTTTCTTAGAGCAATGGGTGGGATTGCACCCAGGCTGATAATAACTGATGAGTGTCTTAGGATGAAGAATGCTATTGGTAAAATTCTACGAAACACTGCACATCGATTGTGTATGTGGCACATTATGGAGAAGGTTCCTGGAAAGGTACATCCTGAATTGAAGAATGATCTTGCATTCTATGATAGGCTGAAACATTGTGTGTGGAATTCTGAAACACCAGCTGAGTTTGAGGATAGATGGAAGTCTTTCATCACAGAGTTTAAGTTGGAGGACCATGAGTGGTTTGCTAAAAAGTACATGCTTCGTGCGACATGGATACCAGCTTATTTCATGAACATTCCACTAGCTGGTCTTCTTAGGACAACTTCGATATCAGAGAGTGCAAACTCGTTTTTTAAGCGCTTCATCTGTCGCAGGCTCACATTTGTTGAATTTTGGCTAAGGTTTGACACTGCTTTGAAATGTCAGAGGCAGAATGAGTTGATTGCTGATAACACAAGCCAATACACAACAACTGAATTGTTAACATCATGGGATATAGAGAGACAAGCTAGGGCCTTATTCACACATGAGATCTTTGAATTGTTCCAGGCTCAGGTGCTTGCTGCGAGAGATGAATGTGATGTTCAGGAGATGGCAAATGGCGAGGGGATTAAAATCATCTCTATTAGCGATCAATATAAGAAGATTAGAGAAGTTTGTTATGACACAAAAACCATGACTGCTAAATGTAATTGTAAGCTTTTCAAGTCAACAGGAATTATATGCCGCCATATTATCCGAGTATTGAGGGGTGCCAAGATAAATGAATTACCGAGCTCATGTGTTCTTAAGCGGTGGCAGAAAAATTGCAAAAG GGACATTGTATTGGATGGGGAAGGAAATGTGCTTGAAGAGAAGTTCATTGACCAAGTAGACATGGCCGTGAAAAGGAAGATAGCTGCTGTCAGGAACAAGCTAGAAGATCTTATACAGAATGCTAAAGGGTCCATGGAAGGAATTGAATTGCTCCACACTAGTTTGTGCAATGTTGAGTTGGATTTAGCCCAGCTCGTACCGGACGTAGCATGTAGCACACAAGAAAATCAGGAGTCGTTTATTGGGAGCGCCATTCCAAAGCATGTTACCATCCTCACACCTACTGATGTCAATGGAAGGGGCACATGCTCTAGAATAAAGGGACACAGggatggtgtgaagagtggatcTGGTGAGAAGAGCAGAAGGCCTGGAATCCATCAAAAAGTCGCGCGCAAATGCAACATTTGTAAGGAACTGGTGTTCCATGATGCAGGAACATGCTCCAAGAAACAAACGGCACAACAGTAG